In the Streptomyces coeruleoprunus genome, CGAAGGGATGGGCTGCGGGGCGTCCGACCGCGGGCGGGAGCGGGGGCGGGGGCGTAGTACCGGGGTACGACACGGAAAGGGGCTGCCGCCTTCATCGGGTTGCCGGGGTTATTGGGTTGCCCGGGCTCCGCCTGGTGGTCAGGATCGGAAGATGACGCACCTGATACGCCCCGTGCGGGCCGGCGAATGGCGTGAGGCCCGGGAGATCCGGCTGGCCGGGCTGCGGGACCCCGTCGCGCCGCTCGCCTTCCTGGACACGTACAAGGCCGCCGCCGCACGGGACGACGCCCACTGGCAGGAGCGGACCGCGCGGGCGGCGGAGGGCCGCGACGTACGGCAGTTCGTGGCCGTGGCGCCCGACGGCACCTGGCTGGGGACGGTGACCGTGCTGGTGGAGCGGAGGGGCGTCGACGTGCCGTTCGGCGAGGCCGCCGCTGTGGACCAGACGCATGTCGTCGCGGTGTACGTACGGCCCGAGGCGCGCGGCAGCGGCGTGGCGCAGGACCTGTTCCGGGCCGCCGTGGAGTGGTCGTGGGCCCTGCGGGAGCCGTTCGTGCGGCGCGTCCGGCTGTACGTCCACGAGCGCAACGTCCGTGCGGCCGCCGCCTACCGGAAGGCCGGCTTCGTACCGAGCGGGCGGACCCTGCCGATGGAGGGCGACCCCGAGGCCTTGGAGCTGGAGTACGAGCTGCGGCGGCGCAGCGGGTGCGCGATGGACGAGGACCCGCTGGCCGGGTAGTCCGCTTCCCGTACCGCTACGGCGCGGGTGCCGGCGCGGCCAGGGGCTCCGGCCAGCGGGCACGGGCCTGCTCCTGGGAGCGGAGCAGTACGAGGGTCGGCAGGCCCTGGGCCTCGCCGTCCGCGAGGAGTTCGGGGAGGCGGGGCAGGGGGGCGACCGCCGCGACGTCGTCGAGGACGAGCGTCATTGGTGGGTCGAGCCGACCGTCGGATGACCGTGCGGCCATGCGGCGGCCGTGCTCGACCACGTGCGACGCGAGCGCCGTGAGGAGTGGCATGGCCCCCGGGTTCGTCCGGGGGTCCTCGATCGGTTCGCCCACCAA is a window encoding:
- a CDS encoding GNAT family N-acetyltransferase; amino-acid sequence: MTHLIRPVRAGEWREAREIRLAGLRDPVAPLAFLDTYKAAAARDDAHWQERTARAAEGRDVRQFVAVAPDGTWLGTVTVLVERRGVDVPFGEAAAVDQTHVVAVYVRPEARGSGVAQDLFRAAVEWSWALREPFVRRVRLYVHERNVRAAAAYRKAGFVPSGRTLPMEGDPEALELEYELRRRSGCAMDEDPLAG